A window of Methanobacterium formicicum DSM 3637 contains these coding sequences:
- a CDS encoding glutamate--tRNA ligase produces the protein MDKLEEIIRKYALINAAKHGGQAQPGAVIGMIMSKHPEYRQDAGQVSKTAGQIVSTINKMPLDAQSKELEQLGGYQEKKVEKVKGLADLPEVDGEVVLRFAPNPSGPLHIGHARAAVLNQEYRKRYGGKLILRVEDTDPRRVDPEAYQMIDEDLHWMGVEWDEKVIQSDRMEIYYQHAQDLIKQGGAYMCTCPGDVFKELKDSSRACPHRDASVEENLALWEKMPETEEGKMVLRVKTDIKHKNPAIRDWVAMRVVDDAHPRVGSKYKVYPMMNFSVSVDDHLLGVTHVLRGKDHLANSEKQEYLYQHMGWEVPQFIHYGRLKMDDVRLSTSQARRGIEEGTYSGWDDPRLGTIRAIARRGIQSEAIKELMLEIGVKIADSTVTWKKIYGLNRAFLEEKANRYFMVENPQLVEIKGVPEKLLGTVERPLHPDHLDRGMRKLDFNGNVYLDGDDIPSNPDEVLRLMDAVNITFQDGKAQYHSEGIDEAREAKAKIVQWVPKLGRIETELVMPDASTVTGFAEQSLSAVQVDDVVQLERIGFARLDQAEDGKLRFYYAHK, from the coding sequence ATGGATAAACTGGAAGAAATCATTCGAAAGTACGCTCTTATCAATGCAGCTAAACACGGAGGCCAGGCCCAGCCTGGAGCAGTTATAGGAATGATAATGAGCAAACACCCTGAGTACCGTCAGGATGCAGGGCAGGTTTCAAAAACCGCGGGTCAAATTGTTAGCACAATCAACAAGATGCCCCTGGATGCTCAGAGCAAGGAATTGGAACAGTTAGGTGGCTACCAGGAGAAAAAAGTAGAGAAGGTCAAGGGATTGGCAGACTTACCTGAAGTGGATGGTGAAGTTGTACTCCGTTTTGCACCAAATCCATCAGGCCCCCTACATATAGGTCATGCAAGGGCAGCAGTTTTAAACCAGGAATACAGGAAACGGTATGGAGGTAAGCTTATCCTACGGGTTGAAGACACAGACCCCCGAAGGGTGGACCCTGAAGCTTACCAGATGATAGATGAAGACCTGCACTGGATGGGTGTGGAGTGGGATGAGAAGGTAATCCAGTCTGACCGTATGGAGATCTACTACCAGCACGCCCAGGATCTCATCAAACAGGGAGGAGCCTACATGTGCACCTGCCCCGGGGACGTGTTCAAAGAACTCAAAGACTCATCACGTGCCTGCCCCCACAGGGATGCATCAGTGGAGGAGAACCTGGCGCTCTGGGAGAAGATGCCAGAAACTGAAGAAGGAAAAATGGTTCTCAGGGTTAAAACCGATATAAAACATAAAAACCCAGCAATACGTGACTGGGTGGCCATGAGGGTAGTGGATGATGCACACCCCCGTGTTGGTTCCAAATACAAGGTTTACCCCATGATGAACTTCTCAGTTTCAGTGGACGACCACCTCCTGGGTGTGACCCACGTCCTTAGGGGTAAGGACCATCTGGCCAACAGTGAAAAACAGGAATACCTCTACCAACACATGGGATGGGAAGTACCCCAGTTCATACACTACGGACGACTTAAAATGGATGATGTACGCCTGTCAACATCCCAGGCCAGAAGGGGAATAGAAGAAGGCACCTACAGTGGCTGGGACGACCCCAGACTGGGCACCATAAGGGCCATTGCCCGGAGAGGAATACAGTCCGAAGCCATCAAGGAGTTAATGCTTGAAATCGGAGTGAAAATAGCAGACTCCACTGTGACCTGGAAGAAGATCTACGGATTGAACCGTGCATTCCTGGAAGAAAAAGCCAACCGCTATTTCATGGTTGAAAACCCACAGCTAGTAGAAATTAAGGGAGTGCCAGAGAAACTATTGGGAACCGTGGAAAGACCCCTACACCCAGATCACCTGGACCGGGGAATGCGTAAGCTTGACTTCAATGGGAATGTTTACTTGGACGGTGATGACATACCATCCAATCCAGATGAAGTCTTAAGGCTTATGGATGCAGTGAACATAACCTTCCAGGATGGAAAGGCACAATACCACAGTGAAGGCATTGATGAAGCACGGGAAGCAAAGGCCAAGATAGTGCAGTGGGTTCCAAAACTCGGAAGAATCGAAACAGAACTGGTAATGCCAGATGCATCCACTGTTACAGGATTTGCTGAACAGTCATTATCTGCAGTACAGGTCGATGATGTGGTACAGCTGGAAAGGATTGGGTTTGCCCGGCTGGACCAGGCAGAGGATGGGAAGTTAAGATTCTATTACGCCCATAAATAA
- a CDS encoding ATP-binding protein has product METEYYHDTRMQKLFQVLEEPKSLDEIDLSLGFIKNLLLKIINTYGNIKVQQIHEITGLHVNILEQCLKPMEKEDLIAQTGGGFLFASVDYTIKKQGHVKASQLMEENPYIGMAPVTYDDYFKIMEVQIKGRYPLKIPKEVVEKAFHDVVGMAYPKKVLTEAAIGGKGFFIYGPPGTGKTFLTSKMSEILPPIIIPRYIEFSGNIIQLLDPDFHRLRPEQPGDPRWVKIYAPFVFTGSELSTEKMETLYDPNKGVYETSPILKANGGVLLLDDLGRQKEDPNVLLNRMIVPLENKKDVIYVKGAPVIVHTHFIPALSTNLEITIIDEAHLRRAPLHVYLEVPSSDEIVEVFKRNLDTLKEDYDEDVLERFRKVYIPQMQGGESLKPTFAHARDIAQIAQAIRIRREEDKMTVEILEEALNQHILVSMQRKYTPELFERIITQGSKPHQ; this is encoded by the coding sequence ATGGAAACAGAATATTATCATGATACTCGGATGCAAAAACTCTTCCAGGTACTGGAAGAACCCAAATCCCTGGATGAAATAGATCTCTCCCTGGGATTCATAAAGAACCTGCTACTTAAGATCATCAACACCTACGGAAACATAAAAGTACAGCAGATTCATGAAATCACTGGCCTTCACGTTAACATCTTAGAACAATGCCTTAAACCAATGGAAAAGGAAGATCTCATTGCCCAGACCGGGGGAGGATTCCTTTTTGCCAGTGTAGATTACACCATCAAGAAACAGGGTCACGTGAAAGCATCCCAGTTAATGGAGGAAAACCCCTACATTGGAATGGCACCGGTAACCTACGATGACTACTTCAAGATCATGGAAGTCCAGATTAAAGGACGATACCCACTCAAAATACCCAAGGAGGTAGTGGAAAAAGCATTCCATGACGTGGTGGGAATGGCCTACCCCAAAAAGGTCCTCACCGAAGCAGCCATTGGAGGTAAAGGATTTTTTATCTACGGACCCCCAGGAACTGGTAAAACATTCCTAACCAGTAAAATGTCTGAAATATTACCCCCTATAATCATACCACGCTACATTGAGTTCAGTGGTAATATAATACAGTTACTGGACCCAGATTTTCACCGATTGCGACCGGAACAACCCGGAGACCCCCGCTGGGTTAAAATCTATGCACCATTTGTATTCACTGGATCAGAACTCAGCACTGAAAAAATGGAAACACTATACGACCCCAACAAGGGAGTTTATGAAACCTCACCCATCCTGAAAGCCAATGGAGGAGTTCTATTATTGGACGACCTGGGAAGGCAGAAGGAAGACCCCAATGTACTCCTTAACCGGATGATCGTACCCCTGGAGAATAAGAAGGATGTGATCTACGTTAAGGGAGCACCGGTAATTGTGCACACCCACTTCATACCTGCCCTGTCCACTAACCTGGAGATAACCATCATTGACGAAGCACACCTCCGCCGTGCACCCTTACACGTGTACCTGGAAGTTCCCAGTTCCGATGAAATCGTAGAGGTCTTTAAACGTAACCTGGACACCCTCAAGGAGGACTATGATGAAGATGTTCTGGAACGCTTCCGGAAAGTTTACATTCCCCAGATGCAGGGAGGGGAAAGCTTAAAACCCACCTTTGCCCATGCCAGGGACATTGCCCAGATAGCTCAGGCCATACGTATCCGGAGGGAAGAAGATAAGATGACAGTGGAAATACTGGAGGAAGCATTGAATCAGCATATCCTGGTATCCATGCAGCGTAAATACACTCCGGAACTGTTTGAAAGGATTATCACCCAGGGAAGCAAACCACATCAATAA
- the idsA gene encoding short chain isoprenyl diphosphate synthase IdsA, translating into METKLEVTEILKRYSADIDKEINRALETVDPETLLQASEHLVKAGGKKLRPSLAVLSAEAVGGQVKSALKTGAAVELIHTFSLIHDDIMDQDEKRRGKPSVHVIWGEPMAILAGDTLFSKAFASVMQSEDDGVTPELILPALHTVVDSCVKICEGQAMDMGFTERMDVSEEEYLIMIYKKTAALIAAATKAGAILGGGSPEQVEALAEYGRLIGLAFQIQDDYLDVASSEEDLGKPVGSDIVEGKMTLLVVHALSQASEEDKKRLHTILKEEGDENVSEAVAILEKYGSIEYAWKVARENVNQAKELLIDTLDDSSSRDALLLIADFVLERSN; encoded by the coding sequence ATGGAAACAAAACTGGAAGTAACTGAGATTCTCAAAAGATACTCTGCAGATATAGATAAGGAGATAAACAGGGCACTGGAAACAGTGGACCCTGAAACACTCCTTCAGGCATCAGAACATCTGGTAAAGGCCGGTGGAAAAAAGCTCAGACCATCACTGGCGGTTTTAAGTGCAGAAGCCGTGGGTGGTCAGGTCAAATCCGCCCTTAAAACAGGAGCAGCCGTGGAACTCATCCACACCTTCAGTTTGATCCATGATGATATCATGGATCAGGATGAGAAAAGAAGGGGAAAACCATCGGTACATGTAATATGGGGAGAACCCATGGCCATCCTGGCCGGGGACACCCTCTTCTCCAAAGCATTTGCCTCGGTAATGCAGAGTGAAGATGATGGGGTAACACCGGAACTGATACTACCCGCACTGCACACCGTGGTGGATAGCTGTGTGAAGATCTGTGAGGGTCAGGCAATGGACATGGGCTTTACCGAGCGCATGGATGTCAGTGAAGAAGAATACCTGATCATGATCTACAAGAAAACCGCAGCACTCATTGCCGCAGCCACCAAAGCAGGAGCCATACTCGGCGGGGGATCACCAGAACAGGTGGAAGCCCTGGCTGAATACGGGAGACTCATAGGCCTGGCATTCCAGATACAGGATGACTACCTGGATGTGGCTAGTTCTGAAGAAGACCTGGGAAAACCAGTGGGCAGTGACATAGTCGAGGGTAAAATGACCCTCCTGGTGGTACACGCACTAAGCCAGGCCAGCGAAGAGGACAAGAAACGGTTACACACAATCCTCAAGGAAGAAGGGGATGAAAACGTTTCAGAAGCAGTGGCAATACTGGAGAAATATGGATCCATAGAGTACGCATGGAAAGTAGCTCGAGAAAACGTTAACCAGGCAAAAGAACTACTGATTGATACTTTAGATGATAGTTCATCCAGAGATGCACTCCTCCTGATAGCAGACTTTGTACTGGAACGCAGTAACTAA